The Mauremys reevesii isolate NIE-2019 linkage group 1, ASM1616193v1, whole genome shotgun sequence genome has a segment encoding these proteins:
- the DUSP12 gene encoding dual specificity protein phosphatase 12, with amino-acid sequence MVPVLPGLFVGGAAAGALQAAGVVALLSVEAEEPPPVAGIRTLHVPARDEPGTDLLSHLDSCAAFLSAARAGGGAALVRCHAGVSRSVAVVTAYLMKTNNLTFEEAYATIKAIKSDAKMNEGFECQLKLYEAMGCKVDVSSAIYKQYRLQRVTEKYPELQDLPQEVFAVDPTSICQTLNSEVLYRCRKCRRSLFRSSSILSHAEGSGPAAFAHKRITDPAQLRNDSQVKCTSYFIEPVQWMEPVLLGVMEGQLLCPKCTSKLGSFSWRGEQCSCGRWVTPAFQIHKSRVDEMKALPVCGFQTPKT; translated from the exons ATGGTGCCGGTGCTGCCTGGCCTGTTCGTGGGCGGCGCGGCGGCCGGGGCCCTGCAGGCGGCGGGGGTGGTGGCGCTGCTCTCGGTGGAGGCGGAGGAGCCGCCCCCGGTAGCGGGGATCCGGACCCTGCATGTCCCGGCGCGGGACGAGCCCGGCACCGACCTGCTGAGCCACCTCGACTCCTGCGCCGCCTTCCTCAGCGCGGCCCGGGCCGGGGGCGGCGCCGCCCTGGTGCGATG CCATGCTGGAGTCAGTCGAAGTGTTGCTGTAGTGACGGCGTATTTAATGAAAACCAACAATCTCACCTTCGAAGAGGCTTATGCCACTATCAAAGCCATCAAATCAGATGCCAA AATGAACGAAGGCTTTGAGTGCCAGCTGAAACTCTATGAAGCAATGGGCTGTAAAGTTGATGTGAGCAGTGCCATTTACAAACAGTATCGCTTGCAAAGAGTTACAGAGAAATATCCTG AGCTGCAAGACTTGCCACAAGAAGTCTTTGCAGTTGACCCAACCAGCATTTGTCAAACTCTGAACAGTGAAGTTCTCTACAGGTGTAGAAAATGCAG ACGTTCCCTATTTCGTAGTTCGAGCATTTTATCCCATGCTGAAGGAAGTGGACCAGCAGCCTTTGCTCACAAGAGGATTACAGATCCTGCTCAGCTTCGTAACGACAGTCAAGTTAAATGTACCTCTTATTTCATTGAGCCTGTACAGTGGATGGAGCCAGTATTGTTAGGAGTGATGGAAGGACAG CTTCTGTGCCCCAAATGCACTTCGAAGTTGGGCTCCTTCAGTTGGCGTGGTGAACAGTGTTCGTGTGGCCGCTGGGTGACTCCTGCCTTCCAGATTCACAAGAGTCGGGTGGATGAAATGAAAGCGCTGCCAGTTTGTGGATTCCAAACTCCCAAAACGTGA